CCCGGCCGGTGCCGCGCTGGCATGCGCGACGGTGGCGAGCAGTGCCGCGGAGACGATACACGCCCGGGCGACACTTAGGCGGGAGAGCTTTTTAACGGCTCCTCGCATGAGCAAGGGGCTACACGGGTTACGAGGCGGGCGGCAACCCCTCAAAATCGGGCATTATCTCAACTTTTGAACGAATAAAGGGTTTAGAGGGGGTTACGTTACGATGCTGGTATCAACTTTTCGTGATCGAATGAATTTATTGCAATGCAGTACTGTCAATAACGCCGGATTCGACACACTCCTGCCGCAATCTCAACAGGTCTGACCAGGCATGGCGCTTGGCCTGCGGCTGGCGCAGCAGATAGGCCGGATGAAATGTCGGCAAGGTCCGTATTTTTTGGTCCAGCCCGGGAATGTCGGCCGATTTCCAGGTGCCGCGAACCCGGGAGATCCCGTCCTTGCCGCCCAGGATCGCCCGCACCGCCACGGCCCCGAGCAGAAGCAGAACCTGCGGACGCACCAGGGCGATATGCCGGTGCAGGAACGGCAGGCATTGCGCGATTTCGGTCTCCGACGGGGTGCGGTTGCCCGGAGGCCGCCAGGGCACCACGTTGACGATGCGCACGCTGGTGCGATCGAGCCCGATGCTTGCGAGCATCCGGTCGAGCAACTGTCCGGCGGGGCCGACGAAGGGCCGTCCGGCCCGATCCTCCTCGGCGCCCGGCGCCTCGCCGATCAGCATGATCCGCGCGGTCTCGCTGCCGTCGGCAAAAACCAGTTGCGTCGCAGTCCGCTTCAGGGCGCATTCCTCGAATGCTTCGAGCGCGTCGCGCAACCCGGCGAGATCGCCCGCCGCCGATGCCAGTACCGGTGCTGCCAGTGCCGGTGCTGCCAGTGACGGTGCCAGCGCTGGTGACCCGGCCAGCGCCGGGGCCATCGGCAGAACCCGCGCGGCGGGGCGAAGCGGTGCCGGCATCGGCGCACCGACGGCGCGCGCCGCGACCGCCGTGCGATCCTGCGGCGTATCGAGCAACGCGTCCTCGGCACCCCAATCGCTTTGCAGCGCGAGCCACGCCACCAATGTAGGGGAGGAAATATCGTTCAGATCGGTCATCGCTTTCATTTGAACGGCCCCGGCACGATCAGGCAAGGCCTCTTTGCCCGCCCCCGACCATTGCCGTATACGTAACCATCGTTCAGGAGGATCACCATGTCAGACCATCTGCCCGACCGTGAGGCACCGGACCGCGAGGCACGTGAAACGATGGAATTCGACGTCGTGATCGTCGGTGCCGGCCCGGCCGGGCTCGCCACCGCGATCCGGCTCAAACAGATCGACCCCGAACGCACGGTCTGCGTGGTCGAAAAGGGCGGCGAGGTCGGGGCGCATATCCTGTCCGGCTGCGTGCTCGAACCGCGCGCCATGACCGAACTTCTGCCCGATGCCGATATCGGTGCGATCGAATATTCCGCCCCCGCCGGGGACGACCGCTTCCTCTTCCTCACCGCAACCGGCAGCTACCGCCTGCCGACCCCGCCGCAAATGAACAATCACGGCAACCATGTCGTCAGCCTCGGCAATGTCGTGCGCTATCTCGGCACCCGGGCCGAGGAACTCGGCGTCGAGATCTATCCCGGTTTCGCGGCGGCGGAGGTCCTGTTCGAGGGCGACCGTGTCGCCGGCATCGCCACCGGGGACATGGGCATCGGGCGCGACGGCCAGCCGACCGCCCAGTACCAACGCGGCATGGAACTGCGCGCGACCTATACCGTCTTCGCCGAAGGCTGCCGGGGCTCGCTCGGCAAACAGCTGATCCGCCGGTTCGGGCTGAACGACGGGGTCGATCCGCAGACCTACGGCATCGGCATCAAGGAATTGTGGGAAGTCCCGCCGGAAAACCACAATCCCGGCATGGTGATGCACAGTGTCGGCTGGCCGATGGACAGTAAAACCTATGGCGGTTCCTTCCTGTATCACCTCGGCGGCAACCTGATGGCCTATGGTTTCGTGATCGGTCTCGATTACGAGAACCCCTTTCTCTCGCCGTTCGAGGAAATGCAGCGCTTCAAGACCCATCCGGCGATCGCGCCCCATTTCGCCGGGGCCAAGCGGATTTCCTACGGTGCCCGCGCGCTCAACGAAGGCGGGTTCCAGTCGATCCCGAAACTGGTCTTCCCGGGCGGCGTCCTGGTCGGTTGCGAGGCGGGATTTCTCAACGTGCCGAAAATCAAGGGCACCCATACCGCGATGAAATCGGGCATGCTCGCCGCCGAATCGATCGCGGCGGCTCTGGCGGGCAGCAAACCGGCGACGCTCGATGACTTTCCCGCACGCGTCCGGGCGAGCTGGCTGTGGTCCGAGCTTGAGGCCGTGCGCAACATCCGCCCCGGTTTCGCCAAGTTCGGCATGTGGGGCGGGCTGATGAACGCGGCCTTCGAAACCTACGTCACCCGTGGCAGATCGCCCTGGACCCTGCGCAACCATGCCGACAACACCACGCTGAAGCCCGCGCGCGACTGCACCCCGATCGTCTACCCCAAACCCGATGGCGCCCTGACGTTCGACCGGCTCAGTTCGGTGTTCATCTCGAACGCCAATCACGAGGAAAACCAGCCGGCCCATCTGGTGCTGCGCGATCCCGCAACCGCGATCACGGTGAACTGGACCGAGTACCGTAGCCCGGAAACCCGCTACTGCCCGGCAGGAGTGTACGAGATCGTCGGGGCCGAAACCGGCAACCCCAAACTCCAGATCAACGCCCAGAACTGCGTCCATTGCAAAACCTGCGATATCAAGGACCCGACCCAGAATATCGACTGGGTGGTGCCCGAAGGGGCCGGTGGGCCGGCCTATCCGGGCGGCATGTAATGCCCGGCGCGGGCGCGCCCATCAGGCGCCCACGCGCAGGAACAACCCGGTGGTAAGCCGCGGGTCCGGCCCGATCGCGGCCTCGGCGGGGCGGGGCTGCGTCACCTCGGTACTGCGCCGCTCGACCACCATGTAGCCGCGCCCCCAATTGGTCTCGATCAGGTCGTCAGCCCCCAGAGCGAGCAGCTTCTTGCGGATCTTGCAGATGAAGACGTCGATGATCTTGGGGTTCGGCTCGTCGAGCCCGCCATAGAGATGATCGAGAATCGCCTCCTTGCTCAACACGCAGCCTTTGCGCAGCGCGAGGATCTCGACAATCTGATATTCCTTCTTCGTCAGGGTGACCTCGCGGCCCGCAACGAAGATCTTTTTCGCGTTCATGTTGATCTCGACATTGCCGAGCGTCAGCGCCGGGCTCTGAAACCCACGGCTCCGGCGCACCTGATTCTGCACCCGCAGAAAAATCTCCTCCTGGGAGGTGGCGCTCACGATCAGGTCGTCCACCCCGGCTTCGAGCACCCGCAGGCGGCTTGACTCGCCAAAGCTGTGCGCCACCGCAATGACCGGGCACCGCAACCCGCCGATCCGCAACCGCCGGATCAGGTCGGTTTCCGGCGGTCTGGCGTCCGAGAGGCGGAGCACCACCGCATCGTAATCGTAGATCCGCGCCAGATCGAGCGCTTCCTCGCGCTCCAGCGTTTCATCGACGACCACGAGCTTCGATTTGAAGTAGGTCGTCAGAACGTCTTTATTATCGATAATATTTCCAAAAATAAGTATTTTCATCACAACCCCCGGTTAACTGAGTCATTCAGTACAACCAAAGAGAGTATCCGTCAACAAAATAATTATAATTTGATAAGTAATGTTGAAATAATATTATTCATATCTATAATTGAGACTCATACATATAAATTATATTGAGATGAGTTTTGGAACAAAACGACGGGTAAAATCGACCGATCCGCCCCCGGAAACGCCCGTATC
This sequence is a window from Acidiphilium acidophilum. Protein-coding genes within it:
- a CDS encoding response regulator transcription factor, which codes for MKILIFGNIIDNKDVLTTYFKSKLVVVDETLEREEALDLARIYDYDAVVLRLSDARPPETDLIRRLRIGGLRCPVIAVAHSFGESSRLRVLEAGVDDLIVSATSQEEIFLRVQNQVRRSRGFQSPALTLGNVEINMNAKKIFVAGREVTLTKKEYQIVEILALRKGCVLSKEAILDHLYGGLDEPNPKIIDVFICKIRKKLLALGADDLIETNWGRGYMVVERRSTEVTQPRPAEAAIGPDPRLTTGLFLRVGA
- a CDS encoding uracil-DNA glycosylase encodes the protein MKAMTDLNDISSPTLVAWLALQSDWGAEDALLDTPQDRTAVAARAVGAPMPAPLRPAARVLPMAPALAGSPALAPSLAAPALAAPVLASAAGDLAGLRDALEAFEECALKRTATQLVFADGSETARIMLIGEAPGAEEDRAGRPFVGPAGQLLDRMLASIGLDRTSVRIVNVVPWRPPGNRTPSETEIAQCLPFLHRHIALVRPQVLLLLGAVAVRAILGGKDGISRVRGTWKSADIPGLDQKIRTLPTFHPAYLLRQPQAKRHAWSDLLRLRQECVESGVIDSTALQ
- a CDS encoding electron transfer flavoprotein-ubiquinone oxidoreductase; the protein is MSDHLPDREAPDREARETMEFDVVIVGAGPAGLATAIRLKQIDPERTVCVVEKGGEVGAHILSGCVLEPRAMTELLPDADIGAIEYSAPAGDDRFLFLTATGSYRLPTPPQMNNHGNHVVSLGNVVRYLGTRAEELGVEIYPGFAAAEVLFEGDRVAGIATGDMGIGRDGQPTAQYQRGMELRATYTVFAEGCRGSLGKQLIRRFGLNDGVDPQTYGIGIKELWEVPPENHNPGMVMHSVGWPMDSKTYGGSFLYHLGGNLMAYGFVIGLDYENPFLSPFEEMQRFKTHPAIAPHFAGAKRISYGARALNEGGFQSIPKLVFPGGVLVGCEAGFLNVPKIKGTHTAMKSGMLAAESIAAALAGSKPATLDDFPARVRASWLWSELEAVRNIRPGFAKFGMWGGLMNAAFETYVTRGRSPWTLRNHADNTTLKPARDCTPIVYPKPDGALTFDRLSSVFISNANHEENQPAHLVLRDPATAITVNWTEYRSPETRYCPAGVYEIVGAETGNPKLQINAQNCVHCKTCDIKDPTQNIDWVVPEGAGGPAYPGGM